A DNA window from Providencia huaxiensis contains the following coding sequences:
- a CDS encoding helix-turn-helix transcriptional regulator, with protein MSISLGEKIRMIREAENLTRADFCSLTGIPEGTQKFYETGRQEISGKTLPKITTHPRFEKYIMWLMADKTNEALGQISPTLSPDGQDVQTLPRSDRKTG; from the coding sequence ATGTCAATATCATTAGGTGAAAAAATCAGGATGATTAGAGAGGCTGAAAACTTAACTCGTGCAGATTTTTGCTCTTTAACAGGTATTCCGGAAGGCACGCAAAAATTTTATGAAACTGGAAGACAAGAAATTAGTGGAAAGACACTACCTAAAATAACAACTCACCCCAGATTTGAAAAATATATCATGTGGTTAATGGCTGATAAAACAAACGAGGCGTTAGGACAAATTAGTCCAACTCTCTCCCCTGATGGGCAAGATGTTCAAACATTACCCCGCTCAGATCGGAAAACTGGCTAA
- the cpxR gene encoding envelope stress response regulator transcription factor CpxR, whose protein sequence is MHKILLVDDDRELTSLLKELLEMEGFNVVIAYDGEQALQQIDSSIDLLLLDVMMPKKNGIETLKELRQIHQTPVIMLTARGSELDKVLGLELGADDYLPKPFNDRELVARIRALLRRSNWSEQTQGDNSNTPVLQVDKLQLNPGRQEASFDDEILDLTGTEFTLLYLLAQHLGQVVSREHLSQEVLGKRLTPFDRAIDMHISNLRRKLPERTDGQPWFKTLRGRGYLMVSAT, encoded by the coding sequence ATGCATAAAATCCTATTAGTTGATGACGACCGTGAACTCACGTCGCTGTTAAAAGAACTGCTGGAAATGGAAGGTTTCAATGTTGTCATCGCCTATGATGGTGAACAGGCATTACAGCAAATTGACTCATCCATTGACCTGTTACTACTTGATGTCATGATGCCGAAAAAAAATGGTATTGAGACATTGAAAGAACTGCGCCAAATCCATCAGACCCCCGTTATCATGTTAACGGCTCGCGGTAGTGAGTTAGATAAGGTTCTGGGCCTAGAACTCGGTGCAGACGACTATCTACCTAAACCGTTCAATGACCGTGAACTGGTAGCACGTATTCGTGCTTTATTACGCCGTTCTAACTGGAGCGAGCAAACTCAAGGCGACAATAGCAATACCCCTGTTTTACAAGTTGATAAACTGCAACTTAACCCAGGTCGCCAAGAAGCCAGCTTTGATGATGAAATTTTGGACTTAACAGGAACAGAATTTACGTTGTTATATCTACTCGCACAGCACCTAGGCCAAGTGGTTTCTCGTGAACACCTTAGCCAAGAAGTTCTTGGGAAGCGCTTAACGCCGTTTGACCGTGCTATTGATATGCATATTTCAAACTTACGCCGCAAACTTCCAGAACGCACTGATGGCCAGCCGTGGTTTAAAACTCTACGTGGCCGCGGATACTTAATGGTTTCTGCCACATGA
- a CDS encoding TetR family transcriptional regulator: MTQLQFQQHKHKLTSSSFNEHKRNKKRQLSLMDKILMIGGVLFFLYLFSAAIK, from the coding sequence ATGACTCAATTACAATTTCAGCAACACAAACATAAATTAACGAGTTCATCATTTAATGAACACAAACGAAATAAAAAACGCCAATTATCGTTAATGGATAAAATTTTAATGATTGGCGGTGTTTTATTCTTTTTATATTTATTCTCGGCAGCTATTAAATAA
- a CDS encoding Spy/CpxP family protein refolding chaperone codes for MLRTTHSKVHNTVHKTAMLVLASAFVFGPAVAFAEEPQSAANESSTPLMLQMQSEPTTPTGNAVVPFQHHELFSSEERASTFMFNGITLNEKQRQQLRDLMATQRHYHVDNSALVKEREALHKLIIADNFDDKAVREQLEKRMQKELEQRVEMARIHHELYQLLTPEQKTELEHIHQQEMSQHKMAEFQAMQFQ; via the coding sequence ATGCTGAGAACAACACATAGCAAAGTACATAATACAGTACATAAAACCGCAATGTTAGTTTTAGCTTCTGCGTTTGTGTTCGGACCAGCGGTTGCTTTTGCAGAAGAGCCACAAAGTGCTGCAAATGAAAGTTCAACACCTTTGATGTTACAGATGCAGTCCGAGCCAACTACGCCAACAGGCAATGCGGTTGTGCCCTTTCAACATCATGAGTTATTTAGCAGTGAAGAACGTGCCAGTACCTTTATGTTTAATGGTATCACGTTAAATGAAAAACAGCGTCAGCAATTGCGTGATTTAATGGCAACACAGCGTCATTATCATGTTGATAACTCTGCTTTAGTTAAAGAACGTGAAGCACTGCACAAATTAATTATAGCGGATAACTTTGATGACAAAGCGGTTCGCGAACAACTTGAAAAACGAATGCAAAAAGAACTGGAACAACGTGTTGAAATGGCTCGAATTCACCATGAATTGTACCAGTTGTTAACGCCAGAACAGAAAACAGAGCTTGAGCACATTCACCAACAAGAAATGAGTCAGCATAAAATGGCGGAATTTCAAGCGATGCAGTTTCAATAA
- a CDS encoding Cox family DNA-binding protein — MSGKELEKYLQVHYPVDAVPYKKFADLIGKSEAAVKNMVDRNKLPLIVWQNPDSDGDVKTRGENWVYIPEFNRAMRDAFLNRPKEQRDAWLLWVGL, encoded by the coding sequence ATGAGCGGTAAAGAATTAGAAAAGTATTTGCAAGTTCATTATCCAGTTGATGCGGTTCCTTATAAAAAATTCGCTGATTTAATAGGGAAAAGTGAAGCTGCGGTAAAAAACATGGTTGATAGAAACAAACTGCCATTGATTGTTTGGCAAAATCCAGACAGTGACGGGGATGTTAAAACGCGTGGTGAAAACTGGGTTTATATTCCTGAATTCAACCGCGCAATGCGTGATGCATTTTTGAATAGACCAAAAGAGCAAAGGGATGCATGGTTGCTTTGGGTGGGCTTGTAA
- a CDS encoding phage integrase, which translates to MPIKKTDDGRYMVDIRPLGRKGNRIRKTFDKKSEAIAFERYTMANAKKAGTKADRRLLSDLLELWWLYHGQTTENGSIEKRQLKKTIKFLGDPAINRLNKQVLLEHRSDRLLSGTSAATINRDMYRLSGMISTLKKLEVFNADNPLNGLPPLKETPPEMAFLTHDEISLLLSQLSSEEKKIAIFCMSTGARWGEAATLQSKQVKNGRVTFLKTKNGKSRIVPISEELEKEIKTKQTGLLFDVDYESFRLKLKAVKPDLPDGQATHVLRHTFASHFMMNGGNIVALQQILGHANIQQTMAYAHLAPDYLQFAITLNPLNGGISI; encoded by the coding sequence ATGCCAATTAAAAAAACCGATGATGGTCGATATATGGTGGACATTAGACCTCTTGGACGGAAAGGAAACCGGATCAGGAAAACATTTGATAAAAAATCAGAAGCGATTGCCTTTGAACGTTACACAATGGCAAATGCTAAAAAAGCGGGAACGAAAGCAGATAGGCGGCTTTTAAGTGATCTATTGGAACTTTGGTGGCTTTATCATGGCCAAACAACTGAAAATGGTTCGATAGAGAAAAGACAACTTAAAAAAACAATTAAGTTTCTTGGTGACCCCGCAATTAACAGATTGAATAAACAAGTATTACTTGAGCATCGTAGTGATAGGTTACTAAGTGGAACAAGTGCGGCGACTATTAATCGCGATATGTATCGTTTATCAGGCATGATTTCTACACTCAAAAAGCTTGAGGTGTTTAATGCAGATAATCCACTTAACGGCTTGCCACCACTCAAAGAAACACCACCAGAAATGGCTTTCTTAACTCATGATGAAATTAGTTTATTGCTATCCCAGCTATCATCAGAAGAAAAGAAAATCGCAATATTTTGTATGAGCACAGGCGCAAGGTGGGGAGAGGCAGCAACACTACAGAGTAAACAAGTAAAAAATGGGCGAGTTACTTTTCTAAAAACTAAAAATGGGAAATCACGCATAGTTCCTATTTCTGAGGAATTAGAAAAGGAGATAAAAACTAAGCAAACCGGCTTATTGTTTGATGTTGATTACGAAAGTTTCAGGCTGAAACTAAAAGCTGTTAAACCTGATTTGCCAGACGGTCAAGCTACGCACGTTCTTAGGCATACTTTCGCAAGTCACTTTATGATGAATGGTGGCAATATTGTTGCGCTGCAACAAATATTAGGTCACGCCAATATTCAACAAACAATGGCTTATGCTCACTTAGCCCCTGATTATTTGCAATTTGCTATTACCTTAAATCCATTAAATGGGGGTATTAGTATTTAA